One genomic region from Salvia hispanica cultivar TCC Black 2014 chromosome 2, UniMelb_Shisp_WGS_1.0, whole genome shotgun sequence encodes:
- the LOC125203086 gene encoding auxin-responsive protein SAUR50-like, with amino-acid sequence MAAPHRRSGLKCLVKKLSRRVDALAVYVCEETVPHDVKEGQFAVVAKQDDEKPTRFVLELSVLKHPPFLRLLQLAEDEFGFQHDGALKLPCQPQELLRILQDRTC; translated from the coding sequence ATGGCAGCACCTCACAGGAGAAGTGGCCTCAAATGCTTGGTCAAGAAGCTGTCCAGAAGAGTAGACGCGTTGGCGGTGTATGTGTGCGAGGAAACGGTTCCACACGATGTCAAGGAAGGCCAGTTTGCTGTCGTTGCGAAGCAGGATGATGAGAAGCCTACACGGTTCGTGCTCGAGCTGTCTGTTCTAAAACACCCGCCGTTCCTCAGGCTGCTTCAGCTAGCTGAAGACGAGTTCGGGTTTCAGCACGATGGCGCCCTCAAGTTGCCGTGCCAGCCTCAGGAGCTCCTCAGGATTCTGCAAGACAGGACCTGCTGA
- the LOC125204534 gene encoding UDP-glycosyltransferase 86A1-like produces the protein MRPRRGHAIMVAFPFQGHITPYMNLAMKLASKGILVTFVHLEFIHHKLLSSLSEPDPFPLAQKSGLDIRYTTISDGFPMDHNRDDDQYWEFMLLNFWIRVDEFVGKLIRSDPDLVPFLVTDTLFTWQTAVAEKHNLLRVSFWTEPALVFSLTYHAQLLRENGHYPCKDHVEEEINYVEGVKSMNTKDLMPYLKEYRSRTLVHKVQMKAFDEVKKADFILHNTVYELESDTLSALNKIQPNYAVGPISFSRNLPPSVTRTLWSESDCSVWLQSKPPGSVLYVSFGSSLQDSKQIVGEIAYGLLLSKVSFVWVVREDADLPSGFRDEIAERGLVVPWCNQIKVLSDPAVGGFFTHCGWNSVLESMWCGVPMICHPLDYDQPTNRKLVVDDWKVGINLCEGGCVEREEVCEKMNRFMNGGVSERLRKEMKTVRAKLHDALENDGSSEANFEQFVKDLNAKLASNAE, from the exons ATGAGGCCAAGAAGGGGTCATGCAATCATGGTCGCATTTCCATTCCAAGGCCACATAACTCCTTACATGAATCTAGCCATGAAACTCGCTTCAAAGGGCATCCTCGTCACCTTCGTCCACCTCGAATTCATACACCACAAACTTCTATCATCTCTCTCCGAACCCGACCCCTTCCCCCTGGCTCAGAAGTCTGGTCTCGACATCCGTTACACAACCATCAGTGATGGTTTTCCAATGGATCATAACCGAGACGACGACCAGTACTGGGAGTTCATGTTGCTAAATTTTTGGATTCGAGTCGATGAATTCGTTGGCAAGCTAATACGGTCGGATCCAGATTTGGTCCCATTTCTGGTTACTGACACTTTGTTTACATGGCAAACTGCAGTAGCCGAAAAGCACAACCTCTTGAGGGTATCGTTCTGGACCGAGCCAGCTTTGGTGTTTTCTTTAACTTACCACGCTCAACTTCTACGAGAAAATGGCCATTATCCTTGCAAAG ACCATGTCGAGGAGGAGATAAACTACGTAGAAGGAGTTAAGTCAATGAACACGAAGGATTTGATGCCGTATCTCAAGGAATACCGCAGTAGAACCCTAGTGCACAAGGTGCAGATGAAAGCATTTGATGAAGTGAAGAAGGCTGATTTCATCTTGCACAACACAGTTTATGAGCTGGAATCTGATACATTATCTGCTCTTAACAAAATCCAGCCGAACTACGCAGTTGGTCCAATAAGCTTCTCAAGAAATCTACCTCCTTCTGTCACCAGGACCTTATGGTCTGAATCAGACTGCTCTGTTTGGCTCCAGTCCAAGCCCCCTGGCTCGGTTCTGTACGTCTCGTTCGGAAGCTCACTTCAGGACAGCAAGCAGATTGTTGGAGAAATCGCTTATGGACTTCTCCTCAGCAAAGTGAGTTTTGTTTGGGTGGTTCGGGAGGATGCTGATCTACCAAGTGGCTTCAGGGACGAGATCGCGGAAAGGGGTCTGGTTGTGCCGTGGTGCAATCAGATTAAGGTTCTTTCAGATCCAGCTGTTGGGGGTTTTTTTACGCACTGTGGGTGGAACTCAGTGCTGGAGAGCATGTGGTGCGGTGTTCCAATGATTTGTCATCCATTGGATTATGATCAACCGACAAATCGGAAATTGGTGGTCGATGACTGGAAGGTCGGGATCAATCTTTGCGAAGGTGGATGTGTTGAGAGGGAAGAAGTTTGCGAGAAGATGAATCGGTTCATGAATGGAGGTGTTTCGGAGAGACTGAGGAAGGAGATGAAAACAGTGAGGGCGAAACTGCATGATGCATTGGAAAATGATGGATCATCTGAGGCTAATTTTGAGCAATTTGTGAAGGATTTGAATGCCAAATTAGCTTCCAATGCAGAGTGA